A genomic segment from Flavobacterium sp. 9R encodes:
- a CDS encoding ribonuclease HII — MLKPFFLTGNLESGSDEAGRGCLAGPVTASSVILPLHFNNSLLNDSKQLTEKTREKLRVVIENEAITYSVTHIEPLEIDEINILNASIKAMQECVVKLNPKPSAVIIDGNAPFIPKRGIIKKGIKIFTDEEIRFLSTLPNASIIKGDGKYLSIAAASVLAKTYRDEYMNRIHEEFPMYNWKKNKGYPTQEHREAIKKYGVTKYHRMSFRLLPEQLSLDL; from the coding sequence ATGCTAAAACCTTTTTTTTTAACGGGAAATTTAGAGTCGGGCAGTGACGAGGCTGGTAGAGGCTGTTTAGCGGGGCCTGTAACTGCTTCTTCCGTAATACTTCCCTTACATTTTAACAATTCTTTACTTAATGATAGCAAACAATTAACAGAGAAAACGCGAGAAAAACTTAGAGTTGTAATAGAAAATGAGGCTATAACGTATAGTGTGACACACATTGAGCCACTTGAAATTGATGAAATCAATATCCTGAATGCATCCATAAAAGCAATGCAAGAATGCGTGGTAAAATTGAACCCAAAACCATCAGCAGTTATAATAGATGGCAATGCTCCTTTTATACCCAAAAGAGGAATTATCAAAAAAGGGATTAAAATATTTACTGATGAAGAAATTCGTTTTTTAAGCACACTACCCAATGCGAGTATAATAAAAGGAGATGGAAAATACCTAAGTATAGCTGCTGCATCCGTTTTGGCTAAAACATATAGGGACGAATATATGAATCGGATTCATGAAGAGTTTCCTATGTATAATTGGAAAAAGAATAAGGGCTACCCTACTCAAGAACATCGAGAAGCCATAAAAAAATATGGTGTAACCAAATACCACAGAATGAGTTTCAGATTATTGCCTGAACAACTCAGCTTGGATTTATAA